Proteins encoded in a region of the Lemur catta isolate mLemCat1 chromosome 14, mLemCat1.pri, whole genome shotgun sequence genome:
- the MMS19 gene encoding MMS19 nucleotide excision repair protein homolog isoform X5 translates to MKLVWPSAKLLQAAAGASARACDHITSNVLPLLLEQFHKHSQSNQRRTILEMILGFLKLQQKWSYEDKDQRPLSGFKDQLCSLVFMALTDPSTQLQLVGIHTLTVLGAQPDLLSSGDLELAVGHLYRLSFLEEDSQSCRVAALEASGILATLYPAAFSSHLVPRLAEELRTGESDLTKGDGPTKCSRHLRCMQALSAVSTHPSIVKETLPLLLQHLWQVNKGNMVAQSSEVIAVCQSLQQVAEKCQQDPESCWYFHQTAIPCLLALAVQASMPEKEPSVLRKVLLEDEVLAAMVSVIGTATTHLSPELAAQSVTCIVPLFLDGNVSFLPENSFPSRFQPFQDGPSGQRRLVALLMAFVCSLPRNVEIPQLNQLMRELMELSCCHSCPFSSTAAAKCFAGLLNKHPAGQQLDEFLQLAVDKVEAGLGSGPYRSQAFTLLLWVTKALVLRYHPLSSCLTARLMGLLSDPELGPAAADGFSLLMSDCTDVLTRAGHAEVRIMFRQRFFTDNVPALVQGFHAAPQDVKPNYLKGLSHVLNRLPKPVLLPELPTLLSLLLEALSCPDCIVQLSTLSCLQPLLLEAPQVMSLHIDTLVTKFLNLSSSPSMAVRIAALQCMHALTRLPTPVLLPYKPQVIRALAKPLDDKKRLVRKEAVSARGEWFLLGSPGS, encoded by the exons ATGAAACTGGTGTGGCCTAGTGCCAAACTGTTGCAGGCAGCTGCAGGTGCATCTGCCCGGGCCTGTGACCACATCACTAGCAACGTATTGCCTTTGCTGCTGGAACAGTTCCACAAGCACAGTCAG AGCAACCAGCGGCGGACAATCCTTGAAATGATCCTGGGTTTCTTGAAGCTGCAGCAGAAATGGAGCTATGAAGACAAAG ATCAAAGGCCTCTGAGTGGCTTCAAGGACCAGCTATGCTCACTGGTATTCATGGCCCTAACGGACCCCAGCACCCAACTTCAGCTTGTTGGCATCCATACACTCACAGTCTTGGGTGCCCAGCCAG ATCTGCTATCTTCTGGGGACCTGGAGCTGGCAGTAGGTCACCTATACAGActgagcttcctggaggaggattCCCAGAGTTG TAGGGTGGCAGCACTGGAAGCATCAGGAATCCTGGCCACTCTCTACCCTGCGGCCTTCAGCAGCCACCTAGTACCCAGGCTTGCTGAGGAGCTGCGCACAG GGGAATCAGATTTGACTAAAGGGGATGGGCCCACCAAATGCTCCCGGCATCTGCGCTGTATGCAAGCCTTGTCAGCTGTATCAACACATCCTAGCATTGTTAAGGAGACGCTGCCTCTGCTGCTGCAGCATCTCTGGCAGGTGAACAAAG GGAATATGGTTGCACAGTCCAGTGAAGTTATTGCTGTCTGTCAAAGCCTCCAACAGGTGGCGGAAAAATGCCAGCAGGACCCCGAGAGCTGCTGGTATTTCCACCAGACGGCCATACCTTGCCTGCTTGCCTTGGCTGTGCAGGCTTCCATGCCAG AGAAGGAGCCCTCAGTTCTGAGAAAAGTGCTGTTGGAGGATGAGGTCTTGGCTGCCATGGTATCTGTCATTGGTACTGCCACCACCCACCTAAGCCCTGA GTTAGCTGCCCAGAGTGTCACCTGCATTGTGCCCCTCTTCTTGGATGGCAACGTCTCCTTTCTGCCTGAAAACAGCTTCCCAAGCAGATTCCAGCCATTCCAG GACGGCCCCTCAGGGCAGAGGCGGCTGGTTGCACTGCTTATGGCCTTTGTCTGCTCCCTCCCTCGAAAT GTGGAAATCCCTCAGCTAAATCAACTCATGCGGGAACTTATGGAGCTGAGCTGCTGCCACAGCTGCCCCTTCTCCTCCACCGCTGCTGCCAAGTGCTTTGCAGGACTCCTCAACAAGCACCCTGCAG GGCAGCAGCTTGACGAATTCCTACAGCTGGCTGTGGACAAAGTGGAggctggcctgggctctgggccctATCGTAGTCAGGCCTTCACATTGCTCCTCTGG GTAACAAAGGCCTTAGTGCTTAGGTACCATCCTCTCAGCTCCTGCCTTACAGCCAGG CTCATGGGCCTCCTGAGTGATCCAGAACTAGGCCCAGCAGCAGCTGATGGCTTCTCACTGCTCATGTCTGACTGCACTGATGTGTTGACTCGTGCCGGCCATGCTGAAGTGCGGATCATGTTCCGCCAGCGGTTCTTCACAGATAATGTGCCTGCTTTGGTGCAGGGCTTCCACGCTGCTCCCCAAG ATGTGAAGCCAAACTACCTGAAGGGTCTGTCTCATGTACTTAACAGGCTGCCCAAGCCTGTGCTCTTGCCAGAGCTGCCCACA CTCCTTTCCTTGCTGCTGGAGGCCCTGTCCTGCCCTGACTGTATTGTACAGCTCTCCACCCTCAGCTGCCTTCAGCCTCTTCTACTGGAAGCACCCCAAGTCATGAGTCTTCACATTGACACCCTCGTCACCAAGTTTCTGAACCTCAGCTCTAGCCCTTCCATG GCTGTCCGGATCGCCGCACTGCAGTGTATGCACGCTCTCACTCGCCTGCCTACCCCCGTG CTGCTGCCGTACAAACCACAGGTGATCCGGGCCTTGGCCAAACCGCTGGATGACAAGAAGAGACTGGTGCGCAAGGAAGCAGTGTCAGCCAGAGGAGAGTG GTTTCTGCTGGGGAGCCCTGGTAGCTGA
- the MMS19 gene encoding MMS19 nucleotide excision repair protein homolog isoform X4: protein MQTREEELKGLGADFTFGFIQVMDGEKDPRNLLVAFRIVHDLISRDYSLGPFVEELFEVTSCYFPIDFTPPPNDPYGIQREDLILSLRAVLASTPRFAEFLLPLLIEKVDSEILSAKLDSLQTLNACCAGYGQKELKDFLPSLWSSIRREVFQTASERVEAEGLAALHSLTACLSRSVLRADAEDLLDSFLSNILQDCRHHLCEPDMKLVWPSAKLLQAAAGASARACDHITSNVLPLLLEQFHKHSQSNQRRTILEMILGFLKLQQKWSYEDKDQRPLSGFKDQLCSLVFMALTDPSTQLQLVGIHTLTVLGAQPDLLSSGDLELAVGHLYRLSFLEEDSQSCRVAALEASGILATLYPAAFSSHLVPRLAEELRTGESDLTKGDGPTKCSRHLRCMQALSAVSTHPSIVKETLPLLLQHLWQVNKGNMVAQSSEVIAVCQSLQQVAEKCQQDPESCWYFHQTAIPCLLALAVQASMPEKEPSVLRKVLLEDEVLAAMVSVIGTATTHLSPELAAQSVTCIVPLFLDGNVSFLPENSFPSRFQPFQDGPSGQRRLVALLMAFVCSLPRNVEIPQLNQLMRELMELSCCHSCPFSSTAAAKCFAGLLNKHPAGQQLDEFLQLAVDKVEAGLGSGPYRSQAFTLLLWVTKALVLRYHPLSSCLTARLMGLLSDPELGPAAADGFSLLMSDCTDVLTRAGHAEVRIMFRQRFFTDNVPALVQGFHAAPQDVKPNYLKGLSHVLNRLPKPVLLPELPTLLSLLLEALSCPDCIVQLSTLSCLQPLLLEAPQVMSLHIDTLVTKFLNLSSSPSMAVRIAALQCMHALTRLPTPVLLPYKPQVIRALAKPLDDKKRLVRKEAVSARGEWFLLGSPGS from the exons ATGCAAACCCGGGAAGAAG AGCTAAAGGGCCTAGGAGCTGACTTCACCTTTGGCTTCATCCAGGTGATGGATGGGGAAAAGGATCCCCGTAATCTTCTGGTGGCCTTCCGCATCGTCCATGACCTAATCTCCAGGGACTATAGCTTGG GTCCCTTTGTGGAGGAGTTGTTTGAAGTGACATCCTGTTATTTCCCTATCGATTTTACCCCC CCACCCAATGATCCCTATGGTATCCAGAGAGAAGATCTCATCCTGAGTCTTCGAGCTGTGCTGGCGTCTACACCACGATTTGCTGAG TTCCTGCTGCCCCTGCTAATTGAGAAAGTGGATTCCGAGATTCTGAGTGCCAAGCTAGATTCTCTACAGACTCTG AATGCTTGCTGTGCTGGGTATGGACAGAAGGAACTGAAGGACTTCCTCCCCAGTCTTTGGTCTTCTATCCGCAGAGAG GTGTTCCAGACGGCAAGTGAGCGGGTGGAGGCAGAGGGCCTGGCGGCCCTCCACTCCCTGACTGCGTGTTTGTCTCGCTCTGTGCTGAGGGCTGATGCCGAGGACCTCCTTGACTCCTTCCTTAGCAACATCCTACAGG ACTGCAGGCACCATCTGTGTGAACCGGACATGAAACTGGTGTGGCCTAGTGCCAAACTGTTGCAGGCAGCTGCAGGTGCATCTGCCCGGGCCTGTGACCACATCACTAGCAACGTATTGCCTTTGCTGCTGGAACAGTTCCACAAGCACAGTCAG AGCAACCAGCGGCGGACAATCCTTGAAATGATCCTGGGTTTCTTGAAGCTGCAGCAGAAATGGAGCTATGAAGACAAAG ATCAAAGGCCTCTGAGTGGCTTCAAGGACCAGCTATGCTCACTGGTATTCATGGCCCTAACGGACCCCAGCACCCAACTTCAGCTTGTTGGCATCCATACACTCACAGTCTTGGGTGCCCAGCCAG ATCTGCTATCTTCTGGGGACCTGGAGCTGGCAGTAGGTCACCTATACAGActgagcttcctggaggaggattCCCAGAGTTG TAGGGTGGCAGCACTGGAAGCATCAGGAATCCTGGCCACTCTCTACCCTGCGGCCTTCAGCAGCCACCTAGTACCCAGGCTTGCTGAGGAGCTGCGCACAG GGGAATCAGATTTGACTAAAGGGGATGGGCCCACCAAATGCTCCCGGCATCTGCGCTGTATGCAAGCCTTGTCAGCTGTATCAACACATCCTAGCATTGTTAAGGAGACGCTGCCTCTGCTGCTGCAGCATCTCTGGCAGGTGAACAAAG GGAATATGGTTGCACAGTCCAGTGAAGTTATTGCTGTCTGTCAAAGCCTCCAACAGGTGGCGGAAAAATGCCAGCAGGACCCCGAGAGCTGCTGGTATTTCCACCAGACGGCCATACCTTGCCTGCTTGCCTTGGCTGTGCAGGCTTCCATGCCAG AGAAGGAGCCCTCAGTTCTGAGAAAAGTGCTGTTGGAGGATGAGGTCTTGGCTGCCATGGTATCTGTCATTGGTACTGCCACCACCCACCTAAGCCCTGA GTTAGCTGCCCAGAGTGTCACCTGCATTGTGCCCCTCTTCTTGGATGGCAACGTCTCCTTTCTGCCTGAAAACAGCTTCCCAAGCAGATTCCAGCCATTCCAG GACGGCCCCTCAGGGCAGAGGCGGCTGGTTGCACTGCTTATGGCCTTTGTCTGCTCCCTCCCTCGAAAT GTGGAAATCCCTCAGCTAAATCAACTCATGCGGGAACTTATGGAGCTGAGCTGCTGCCACAGCTGCCCCTTCTCCTCCACCGCTGCTGCCAAGTGCTTTGCAGGACTCCTCAACAAGCACCCTGCAG GGCAGCAGCTTGACGAATTCCTACAGCTGGCTGTGGACAAAGTGGAggctggcctgggctctgggccctATCGTAGTCAGGCCTTCACATTGCTCCTCTGG GTAACAAAGGCCTTAGTGCTTAGGTACCATCCTCTCAGCTCCTGCCTTACAGCCAGG CTCATGGGCCTCCTGAGTGATCCAGAACTAGGCCCAGCAGCAGCTGATGGCTTCTCACTGCTCATGTCTGACTGCACTGATGTGTTGACTCGTGCCGGCCATGCTGAAGTGCGGATCATGTTCCGCCAGCGGTTCTTCACAGATAATGTGCCTGCTTTGGTGCAGGGCTTCCACGCTGCTCCCCAAG ATGTGAAGCCAAACTACCTGAAGGGTCTGTCTCATGTACTTAACAGGCTGCCCAAGCCTGTGCTCTTGCCAGAGCTGCCCACA CTCCTTTCCTTGCTGCTGGAGGCCCTGTCCTGCCCTGACTGTATTGTACAGCTCTCCACCCTCAGCTGCCTTCAGCCTCTTCTACTGGAAGCACCCCAAGTCATGAGTCTTCACATTGACACCCTCGTCACCAAGTTTCTGAACCTCAGCTCTAGCCCTTCCATG GCTGTCCGGATCGCCGCACTGCAGTGTATGCACGCTCTCACTCGCCTGCCTACCCCCGTG CTGCTGCCGTACAAACCACAGGTGATCCGGGCCTTGGCCAAACCGCTGGATGACAAGAAGAGACTGGTGCGCAAGGAAGCAGTGTCAGCCAGAGGAGAGTG GTTTCTGCTGGGGAGCCCTGGTAGCTGA